The DNA segment ATAGGAAAAGGCGTTGGCGACATCGGCGCCAAGTCGTTTCTCACGATGATGCTCAGCGGCATGTTCGGCTTCGACGCCGACACGGTGTACCTGTCTCCCGGTGCGCCGCTGTACCACGCCGCGCCCGCCGGGTGGACGTACGGGACACAGCGGCTCGGTGGCACCGCGGTGGTGATGGAGAAGTTCGAGCCGCTCGAGGTGCTCGCCGCCATCGAGCGCCATCGCGTCACCCACGTGCAGTTCGTGCCGACCCACATGATCCGCCTGCTCAAACTCAGCGACGCGGAGCGATCGCGCTTCGACCTGTCGTCGCTGCAAGTGGTGTGCCACGCCGCCGCGCCGTGTCCCGTCGAGACGAAGCAGCGGTTCATCGAATGGGTCGGGCCGATCGTGCACGAGTTCTACAGCGGCAGCGAAGGCGCCGGACTTACCTACGTGAACTCGGCCGACTGGCTCGCCCACCCCGGCACGGTCGGCAAGTCGATGACGGGACAGATCCACATCGTGGGCGACGACGGCGAGGAACTGCCCGTCGGCGAGGAAGGCGAGGTGTGGTTCTCGACCAACCGCAGCTTCGAGTACTACCACGAGCCCGAGAAGACCAAGCAGGCGTGGGACACGCGTGGCTGGAGTTGGATGGGCGACGTCGGGCGCGTCGACGCCGACGGCTACCTGTACCTCACCGATCGCGCGTCGAACATGATCATCAGCGGCGGCGTCAACATCTACCCCCGCGAGATCGAAGACGTGCTGATCGTCCACCCGCTCGTCGACGACGTGGCGGTGCTCGGCACGCCCGACGTCGACATGGGCGAGCAGGTGACTGCGTTCGTGCAACTCGCCCCCGGAGCGACCGTGTCGAGCGACGATCTGATCGGCTGGTGCCGCGACCGCCTGTCGCACTTCAAGTGCCCGCGGGAGGTCCGATTCGTGGACGAACTGCCTCGATTGCCCACCGGAAAGCTGTTGAAGCGCCTGCTGTTGCGCTGAAAACCCTCAAAAGGACGCCTTGCGTTTGTGTCGTAATGCGAGTTAGCTCAAAGGCGCCGTCTTGAAACCGCCAGGGCTGCGTTCCACCAAAGGAAGCAATGCCCACACAACTTCAACGCCCGGCATCCGACTTTTTCGTCGAGGCGATGCGCGAGCGTGACCCGTACCTGCTGCGGGTCTTCGGCGAAGTCGACGTGTCGACCGCCGCCGAACTCCGATTGGCGGTCTTCGAAGCGCTCGAAACCGCACCCAGGATCGAGATCGACCTCGGCGGCACGTCGTTCTTCGACTCCAGCGGACTGACCGTCCTCGTCGGCGCCAGCCGTCTGCGCGGCTTCGACCGCGACGCCATTCGTGTCAGCAACGCCAGTCGCTCGATCCGCAAGGTGTTGAGCATCACCGGCCTCGACCACATCGTCGCCGTCACCGACTGACTTTGTACGGTTTTCGTACCCCCGGTGTTACGTGTCGGACGCGGTCCGTTGCGACTCGGCGAACTCGACGTTGCCTTGGAGGAAGACGTCGATGTTGCTCATCTTGAACTCGGCGATCGACTTCATGTCGGGGACGTAGAGCTCGAACGCGTCGCCTTCGATGGCGTCGATGATGCCTTGGGCGACCGTGCCCGGCGGCTCCTTGTCGCCGCTGAAGAACGGCGCGTCGTTGCCGGGCAGGTCCCAGATCTCGGTGTCGATGGCGCCGGGGATGATGAGGCGCACCTTGACGCCCGTGCGCCACAGGTCCATCGCCATCGATTCGCTCCAGCCGCACAGGGCGAACTTCGAGGCGCAGTACGCCGCCTCGTGCAGGATGCCGGCGCGGCCACCGAAGCTCGAGACGTTGACCACCATGCCGTGATCGCGGGCGAGCCACTTGGGCAGCAGCGCCTGGCTCATGCGCACGGGCGACGTGAAGTTCACGCGCATCGTCTCGTCGATCTCGTCCTGCGTCAGGTCCTGGACCGAGCGCCGCTTCGGGATCGCCGCGTTGTTCACCAGGATGTCGACGCCGCCCATGTCGTCCCAGGCGCGCTCGATCATGGCGACGGCCGCGTCCGGATCGCCGAGGTCACAGGCGTAGAAGCGCGCGGCGTCGCCGCGCTCGACCATCGCCGCCAGCCGATCTTCTCGCCGCGCCACGACGGCGACCGTCGCTCCCGCGGCGGTCAGCATCGGGGCCAGCGCCGCGCCGATGCCGGCCGACGCGCCGGTGACGACAACCGTGCTGCCGGCGACCTTCATCGCACCACTTCGATCACGGTGCAGTTCGCCTGGCCGCCGCCTTCGCACATGGTCTGCATGCCCAGCGTGCCGCCAGTGGCTTCGAGGTGGTTGAGCAGCGTGGCCGTCATGCGCACGCCGGTGGCGCCGAGCGGGTGCCCGATGGCGATGGCACCGCCGCGCGGGTTGTACCGGTCCATGTCGGGCTTGAACTCCTTGGCCCACATCAGCGCGATCGCGGCGAAGGCTTCGTTGCACTCGACGGCGTCGAAGTCCTGCGTCGTGAGACCGGTGCGCTCGTAGAGCTTGCGCGTCGCCGGGTTCGGCGCGCTCAGCACGAGGATCGGGTCTTCGGCCGCGACCGAGAAGTGGCGCAGCACGGCGCGGTACGGCAGGCCGAGGGCGTCGGCCGTCTCACGCGACGCGATGATCGCCGCCGCCGCGCCGTCGTTCATCTGCGACGCGTTGCCCGCCGTGATGTCGGGGGCCGTCTCGGGCTCCCACGACTGCGCCGGCGGCAACGACGCGATCTTTTCGTACGACGCGTCGGCGCGAATGCCTTCGTCGTGGTCGAGCACCGCGCCGGTGAGGTTGCCCTCCTCGTCCTTGATCGGCACGGGCAGGATCTCCTTGGCGAAGTGGCCCGACTCCGTGGCCGCCGCCGCGCGGCGGTGCGACTCGACGGCGAACTCGTCCATCTCCTGGCGCGTCACGCCAAACTTGTCGGCCAGTTCCTGGGCGACGCGGAACTGGGCGTAGAGCTTGCCGTCGACCACCGACATGAACTGCTGGCTGAAGGGACCGGTGCCGCCGCGGGCGTTGCTCGCCATCGGTGCGCGCGACATCGACTCGACGCCGCAGGCGATGGCGATGTCGTACATCCCCGACATCACCGAGGCGGCGACGAAATGCATCGCTTGTTGCGACGACCCGCACTGGCGGTCGACCGACGTCGCCGGCAGCGTCCAGGGCAACCCCCCGGCCACGACGGCGTTGCGCCCGACGTTGCACCCCTGCTCGCCCGACTGCGTGATGCAGCCGGTGACCACGTCGTCGAGGCGCTCGGGATCGACGCCGGTCCGCTCGA comes from the Acidimicrobiales bacterium genome and includes:
- a CDS encoding SDR family oxidoreductase, with the translated sequence MKVAGSTVVVTGASAGIGAALAPMLTAAGATVAVVARREDRLAAMVERGDAARFYACDLGDPDAAVAMIERAWDDMGGVDILVNNAAIPKRRSVQDLTQDEIDETMRVNFTSPVRMSQALLPKWLARDHGMVVNVSSFGGRAGILHEAAYCASKFALCGWSESMAMDLWRTGVKVRLIIPGAIDTEIWDLPGNDAPFFSGDKEPPGTVAQGIIDAIEGDAFELYVPDMKSIAEFKMSNIDVFLQGNVEFAESQRTASDT
- a CDS encoding AMP-binding protein gives rise to the protein MDPAGEHLLAHAALTPAKPAVVMNGSGATRTYGEIAARSGALARLLYARGMRRGDHVAVLLDNQPEFYDVVWAAMRVGAYVTPINWHLVAAEAGYIVDNCDATAFFATSRLADVIGAMEPHMAKVKIRMSVDGPIRGFERLDDVLAGVATDGLGDEESEGGWMFYSSGTTGQPKGILPPLAPIGKGVGDIGAKSFLTMMLSGMFGFDADTVYLSPGAPLYHAAPAGWTYGTQRLGGTAVVMEKFEPLEVLAAIERHRVTHVQFVPTHMIRLLKLSDAERSRFDLSSLQVVCHAAAPCPVETKQRFIEWVGPIVHEFYSGSEGAGLTYVNSADWLAHPGTVGKSMTGQIHIVGDDGEELPVGEEGEVWFSTNRSFEYYHEPEKTKQAWDTRGWSWMGDVGRVDADGYLYLTDRASNMIISGGVNIYPREIEDVLIVHPLVDDVAVLGTPDVDMGEQVTAFVQLAPGATVSSDDLIGWCRDRLSHFKCPREVRFVDELPRLPTGKLLKRLLLR
- a CDS encoding thiolase family protein, with product MEVREAVIVDVVRTAFGKRKGALSGWHPTDLLGFTLKSLVERTGVDPERLDDVVTGCITQSGEQGCNVGRNAVVAGGLPWTLPATSVDRQCGSSQQAMHFVAASVMSGMYDIAIACGVESMSRAPMASNARGGTGPFSQQFMSVVDGKLYAQFRVAQELADKFGVTRQEMDEFAVESHRRAAAATESGHFAKEILPVPIKDEEGNLTGAVLDHDEGIRADASYEKIASLPPAQSWEPETAPDITAGNASQMNDGAAAAIIASRETADALGLPYRAVLRHFSVAAEDPILVLSAPNPATRKLYERTGLTTQDFDAVECNEAFAAIALMWAKEFKPDMDRYNPRGGAIAIGHPLGATGVRMTATLLNHLEATGGTLGMQTMCEGGGQANCTVIEVVR
- a CDS encoding STAS domain-containing protein, with translation MPTQLQRPASDFFVEAMRERDPYLLRVFGEVDVSTAAELRLAVFEALETAPRIEIDLGGTSFFDSSGLTVLVGASRLRGFDRDAIRVSNASRSIRKVLSITGLDHIVAVTD